Proteins found in one Ctenopharyngodon idella isolate HZGC_01 chromosome 16, HZGC01, whole genome shotgun sequence genomic segment:
- the ino80c gene encoding INO80 complex subunit C, with protein sequence MSASSEPGISKARDLNPATLSTSKAQTAAALVAQARSKKRAVSPATHTALQPNNNNSKKKKTQPASLTTQAQVAPVEGTSEGKPAAAVDVETVTKSLPFKNPNFVHSGIGGAAAGKKNRTWKNLKQILAAEKALPWKITDPNYYSIDAPPSMKPAKKYSDISGLLANYTDPQTKLRFASTEEFSYVRQLPTDVVTGYLALRKATCIVP encoded by the exons ATGTCTGCGTCTTCCGAACCGGGAATATCAAAAGCAAGGGATTTGAATCCAGCGACGCTCTCGACGAGTAAAGCACAGACAGCGGCGGCGTTAGTTGCTCAAGCCCGGAGCAAGAAGCGAGCCGTCAGTCCTGCGACCCACACAGCACTTCAGCCAAATAATAACaacagcaaaaagaaaaaaacacaacctGCATCGTTAACTACTCAAGCTCag GTTGCCCCAGTAGAAGGGACTTCTGAAGGAAAACCAGCGGCAGCTGTTGATGTAGAGACTGTTACCAAGAGTCTGCCTTTTAAAAACCCTAACTTTGTG CACTCAGGTATTGGTGGAGCAGCAGCAGGGAAGAAGAACAGGACTTGGAAGAATCTGAAGCAGATTTTAGCAGCAGAGAAAGCACTGCCCTGGAAAATCACTGATCCTAACT ACTACAGCATAGATGCACCTCCTTCTATGAAACCTGCTAAAAAGTACTCGGACATCTCAGGTCTGCTG GCAAACTACACTGACCCTCAGACGAAACTGCGCTTCGCATCAACGGAGGAGTTTTCCTACGTCCGTCAGTTGCCCACAGACGTGGTGACCGGATACCTGGCTCTCCGCAAAGCCACTTGCATTGTGCCGTGA